A genomic segment from Lignipirellula cremea encodes:
- a CDS encoding DUF1592 domain-containing protein translates to MCCCFGFASQALFAQADDAVAELAEVNAILQQSCISCHGPKTSKAGLRLDQLDRDLVAGDDAELWHEVLNQISAGDMPPAEADPLEGKARQRLTAWIRTGLEAAAVQRRSTQGQVVLRRLTRYEYQHTMEDLLGLSIDFSSDLPPEAISPNGFLNNGQTLLMSPVQLETYLQAARQALELFLNPPALSEAYHYYVASHAAQAADLQQQSKGKATPGKQGKKAKTARQPEPQGYTRKSKATNVGGRDGLFIFPLSPAELAEQKAGHSTFEPIIIRPEFRQTYTLDAWPTEGEILVRVRAAGGNGQPQMTVAMGYRASGAVLNLKPLGRRIVTGTADEPQTFEFRARMEALPVFLSGKDKFRGELVTVTNESITSDLLLDSVEVIYPAPQLLTAHQVLLDREAFVDETTFVEAVLRKFVPRAFRRPVAEAEIQRLLALHALMLQRSQNRQTALRDTLAVVLSSPQFLYLSEPRTEGDARTLNDHELASRLSYLLWSTMPDDELRQLADDGKLGDPQVLSVQVKRLLADERSERFVQNFVYQWLDLGGLGRVAVNPEHFPQYNDDLQRDSAEETYAFFRHVLRHDLPALEFLDSRFVMLNDRMAKHYGVANVAGSQFRPLPNAAIPQRSGLLTQASILTANSNGVESHPIKRGVWLLRQLLNDPPPPPPPNVPQLEEATLEQGLTLSQRLQEHRNNAACFDCHQKIDPWGLTFENYDAIGRWRGADLSAQKPMGARKSARAERAGEVSVNVSRDASAVLPGNVSVSGLREMQQHLVQSKSKAFARALTENLLIYALGRSLEFTDAPAVDTLTEAFIDDGYRLAPMIERIVLHEIFRTK, encoded by the coding sequence GTGTGCTGCTGTTTCGGTTTCGCAAGCCAGGCGCTGTTCGCCCAGGCCGACGATGCGGTCGCCGAACTGGCGGAGGTTAACGCGATCCTGCAGCAAAGCTGCATCAGCTGCCACGGACCGAAGACGTCCAAGGCCGGCTTGCGGCTGGATCAGCTGGACCGGGATCTCGTGGCGGGGGACGACGCCGAACTGTGGCACGAGGTGCTCAACCAGATTTCCGCCGGCGACATGCCGCCTGCCGAAGCCGACCCGCTGGAGGGGAAAGCCCGCCAGCGATTGACGGCCTGGATCCGCACCGGACTGGAAGCGGCAGCCGTCCAGCGACGCTCCACGCAGGGGCAAGTCGTGCTGCGCCGGCTCACGCGGTATGAGTACCAGCATACGATGGAGGATCTGCTCGGCCTGTCGATCGACTTTTCCTCGGACTTGCCGCCGGAAGCGATCTCACCCAATGGATTCCTGAACAACGGCCAGACCTTGCTGATGAGCCCCGTGCAGCTGGAGACTTACCTCCAGGCGGCCCGTCAGGCGCTGGAGCTTTTCCTGAATCCGCCTGCCCTCAGCGAGGCGTACCATTATTACGTTGCTTCCCACGCCGCCCAGGCCGCCGACCTGCAGCAACAGAGTAAAGGGAAAGCGACCCCTGGGAAGCAAGGCAAAAAAGCAAAGACAGCCAGGCAGCCGGAACCGCAAGGCTATACTCGCAAATCAAAGGCAACCAATGTCGGCGGCCGCGATGGGCTGTTCATTTTCCCCCTGTCGCCGGCAGAGCTGGCGGAGCAGAAAGCGGGCCACTCTACTTTCGAGCCGATCATCATTCGCCCCGAATTCCGCCAGACCTATACGCTGGACGCCTGGCCCACCGAGGGCGAAATTCTGGTCCGCGTCAGGGCGGCAGGCGGGAACGGGCAGCCCCAGATGACAGTGGCCATGGGATACCGCGCGTCGGGGGCCGTTTTGAACCTGAAGCCGCTGGGTCGGCGGATCGTTACCGGCACGGCGGACGAACCGCAAACCTTTGAGTTCCGCGCACGGATGGAGGCGCTGCCGGTGTTCCTGTCCGGCAAAGACAAGTTCCGCGGCGAACTGGTGACCGTTACCAACGAATCGATCACTTCGGACCTGCTGCTGGATTCGGTGGAGGTGATCTACCCGGCCCCGCAGTTGTTGACCGCCCACCAGGTGCTGCTGGACCGGGAGGCGTTTGTCGATGAAACAACGTTCGTCGAAGCCGTACTGCGGAAGTTTGTCCCGCGGGCCTTTCGCCGGCCGGTGGCTGAAGCAGAGATCCAGCGGCTGCTCGCGCTGCATGCCCTGATGCTCCAGCGCTCGCAGAACCGCCAGACCGCCCTGCGCGACACGCTGGCCGTCGTGCTCAGCAGTCCGCAGTTTTTGTATCTCAGCGAGCCCCGCACCGAAGGCGACGCCCGTACGCTGAACGATCATGAACTGGCGTCGCGGCTGTCGTACCTGCTCTGGAGCACCATGCCCGACGATGAACTGCGGCAGCTGGCCGACGACGGAAAGCTGGGCGATCCGCAGGTTCTGTCGGTCCAGGTAAAACGGTTGCTGGCCGATGAGCGTTCCGAGCGGTTTGTGCAGAACTTTGTTTACCAGTGGCTGGACCTGGGCGGACTGGGACGGGTCGCCGTGAACCCGGAACACTTTCCCCAGTACAACGACGATTTGCAGCGCGACTCGGCCGAGGAGACCTATGCGTTCTTCCGGCACGTCCTGCGCCATGACTTGCCCGCGCTGGAGTTTCTGGACTCTCGGTTTGTCATGCTGAACGACCGGATGGCCAAACATTACGGCGTCGCCAATGTCGCCGGCTCGCAGTTCCGCCCGCTGCCTAACGCGGCCATCCCGCAACGCAGCGGCCTGCTCACGCAGGCGAGCATTTTAACGGCCAACTCCAACGGCGTGGAATCGCATCCGATCAAGCGCGGCGTCTGGCTGCTGCGGCAGTTGCTGAACGACCCGCCGCCCCCGCCGCCGCCGAACGTCCCGCAGCTGGAAGAAGCAACGCTGGAACAAGGGCTGACGCTCAGCCAGCGTCTGCAGGAGCATCGGAATAACGCGGCCTGCTTTGATTGCCATCAAAAGATCGATCCCTGGGGGCTGACCTTTGAAAACTACGACGCGATCGGTCGCTGGCGGGGCGCCGATCTGTCCGCCCAGAAGCCAATGGGGGCCCGGAAGTCAGCTCGGGCCGAGAGGGCGGGCGAGGTTTCTGTCAACGTTTCCCGCGATGCGTCCGCCGTGCTGCCGGGCAACGTAAGCGTGTCCGGTTTGCGAGAGATGCAGCAGCATCTGGTCCAATCCAAGTCCAAGGCGTTTGCCAGGGCGCTCACCGAGAATCTGCTGATCTACGCGCTGGGACGCAGCCTGGAATTCACCGATGCGCCGGCGGTCGACACGCTGACCGAGGCATTCATCGACGACGGTTATCGTCTGGCGCCGATGATCGAACGCATCGTGCTGCATGAGATTTTTCGAACCAAATAA